Genomic DNA from Gossypium hirsutum isolate 1008001.06 chromosome A01, Gossypium_hirsutum_v2.1, whole genome shotgun sequence:
NNNNNNNNNNNNNNNNNNNNNNNTCTTGCCCTCACGTCCAAAAATCTTCATCTTCACCACCAGCTCCACCATTTTCTTCAGCTTCAATATCTTCGCCATGCAACATTGATAACTTCCTCATTTccaacttcatttttcttagctttcattttctttatctgtttttggCATAGATATCAAGAAACAACCAAGTGAATGTTTTTGGACAACGATCAACACGCATCCAATTGCCCTGGCCTCCCACATCTACTGCATTTTAATGCTCTTCCTCTACAGAGTGCTGCCCTAACTTTTTTTAAGCAACCCAAGCTGCAAAATAAACCTGAAGACAGGAATATCAATGAATGGGGATAtgcagaagaaaaaaaaatgaacttcTGGAGAACTTAATGGGTGATATATACTGTAAACTTCTGGAGAATTCTTGAACTGCCCTAAAATCATATAGGATAACGACTAGGAGCATATTTGGCATAAAGTGAATGTTGTAACGGCAAAAGTTCAAGATATACTAGGAATGAAGAAGAGTATAAATGGTTGAGAAGCTATGGGAAAAGACCAGGGTGTGTCAAAAGCACAAAACCAGTTTTCACAACAACAGTGGACATCCAAAAAATTGTTGATGAAAATCAGTGGGTATATGTATAAATGGATGCTTAGACAAACATATCCACCAATACCAGGAAAATGCAATTAACAAGTtcgaaagaggagaagaaaacaGCACTGCACCTCAGGACTCCATACAGCACATTGTGATGAACCCAGATTCCAGCAATACCATAACGATCATTTATAGGACCTAGGAGACGACCAAGCCACCCAGGTTCGTCGCCAAACCCATCCCAATTGTCATAGTCTGGTTCCTCCGATGCTGAAGAGCTATATGCTTCATTTTCACTATCACCTGCATCATGGACCAGCTTCTTTGGTGGTTTTCCATCAGTCCCACCACCGCACAAACCACACCTTCTCCCTTGTTTGATATGTGACTTGCCAATCATATACGCAGCTGCTTGATTGGACTTCTCTACCTCATATCATTCTTAAATTCCGAATGTTTTTCATCACCATTTACTAAGCCATCTCTTTTGCATCATGAAGACCAACATCTTCAACTTCCTCTGGACCATTATCCACTTCTACAGCATCCTCTTCATTTCTCCTTCACTCTGACATTCTAACTGTTGTACTTGTTCTTCTGTCAGCTCCACTCTTTCACTGCTCCAGTCACCTCAAGAATTTCATGGCCAATGCACTCCTCTGATTGCATACAGTTTGATACTTCTTTATCATCTTTAACCACCTCATCCGCATTGCCATCTATTATCTTCCCATTTCCATGACTCATTTCACTCTCTAAAACTACTGGACCCTCCACAACCTCATCACCCCTATTATTTCCAGGATTCGTTTTGCTTTCTAAAACAGGTGCACCCTCACTACCCCATCtcctttaatttcttctttttccaaCTCCGTTTCTTCTTCCATGCCACAAATCTCAACCTTCTCTTCACTCTGCGAACCACTTGAAGCCTCAATACTCCCCAGCCTCCTGGATTTCACAGCTACCATTTCCCCTCCATCCGATTCGTCCAACTCCTCCGCCTCCTCCTCCTCCCCTCCTTATCTTCATCCTCATTGCCACCTATATCCTCAAAAGCTTCCTCCTCGATAAAATCTCTCCTCCACCTTCACTTTGACATTCACATTCTTTCTCCTTGTCCTCAATCTTGATCTCCAACTCCCCAAAGTCAGCGCCTCCGTGATCGtctcctcctcttcttcctgcTTCACACTCCCTAAACTCCTACCCCCCCTAACAAACCTCTCATTCTTCCTAATCTTCTGCCTTTTCCTCGGAGGAGGAGGTGATACATCCAGAATAACCGGTGCCTTCCTGGCTCGTGAGCTCCTACGGAGCTCGAAATCCGCACTTCCGGACCCGTCAACATCGTCCCTCTTATTCCCTTCACCATGGTTCCTATTATACTGTTCCTCACATATTGCATCTAATCTCTTATGTTTCTGTCGAAGCCTACTGCCCGATTTTCGCCTAAAATCACTCCGCTTTGATGAAGAAACCGAGGTAGGTGATAATTGCATGACCAAAACCTCcgcaaaatatatataaactttctCCCAAAGTTATAAACTATTGCATACGATATCCTTTCAAAAGATTCAGGCAAATGGTATTCAATTAACGATCCATCTTTCAGTTTTTTTAAAATGGGTGATTGAATACAATTTTGAACAAATATAAAAACGATCAAACTCAGGATTTGACTCACCACGGAGACGCTGAGTCGGATCGTTCCGGCTTGGGAATCGAAAATGGAGAGAAACCCATCAAGTTAAAATCGCTTAAAAGTCAATTTAGACCAAAAAAAGTCTGGATTTTGAGTGGCTTCAAGTTTTGGATTTCCTTTTTCAGTTAAAAACTAGGGCATAAGATTTTAGAGAAGAAACACTGTCGTGCGATATAATTTTATGTTCATCTCACGCGCGTATAAAAACGTGAATtagaatgaaatttaatttaaaagattGGAGTCCAAGGATATTAAAGGTTAATAgggttttaatgaattataaCCCTTTCAAACCTAACTCAAATctacattttattataataataactaattaaattaaaacttaatccatattatttttaaatttgttaaacaATGTCTTTTAATGTATATAAAAAtcgtattttataaaatattttaatttcttaggtgcattatatttttattatatatgcaactttaatcaaaattaaaaatatcttcatttagccAGCTATTCTTAATTAGATTGGCATGAGCATGAGAATTATCATCAATGCAGAAGCACGTGGATTCGATTATAGGTTAGAatgaattataataattttaggcattatattaaaaaataaatattttaaaatcactATATatgaattatctaaattaataatacataatatatttaaaaattgttaaactaaataatattaaatcattgatttattttcttaaaaaatatataaaaataatattacattgtcttttttttaaaacattgttcAAACACATGGTAATTGGAGTTATTAACATGAGATTGTTGCCCAAACTTGGCAAATGAAAGCACGCGCTGAATTGAAGAGTGGGATATTTAGTGAAATTGCTTCATTTTTGCGAccaaaaatgcaaaagttgccgCCAAATATGAtggatttatatgtttttgatgaaaaaaatattaaaaaataaaagattgggAAAATATGTTGATGTCATTTGTGAAGTGAAATGGGAATAAGGTTTGAAAGTTCAACGGCTCCTTTGAAAGGCTTCCATAAGTATCTTCAACTTAGAAACACAATTACATGATACGAATAGAATATGAATCAAGTACACAACATTGATATATGAATCGCCAGGCTTATGATTTTGTGTATCTTACAGGAAAATGACAAACAAGTTCAAAAGGGAAAAAGGGTCAATCTAAATGTTCTACTCAAAGCTTGTTCGATGAAGAATTCGACCAGGCATCAACTGGATTAAAACTCGAAAACATCAAAACTGAGGATTCCAGATAACTATTTCTCAAAATGATCATACTTTATGTGTAATGAAGTACCTCAAGGTTTATATTTAGCTTAACGCTGCTTATTGCCTTTGTCTCGATGGATGTTGGATACGGTTCTCAAAGAGAAATTCAACTTTTTGAGATACAGGATTTCTCTTTGCAGTAACTTGCATAAGTGCTCCATCGACAAGCATGCGTTGCAGTACCCTTGCTATATTTTTCGAGTCATCAATACCTATATGGTGACATCCAACGATGGGATTTCGAGTTGTTTCATCATTGACATCATTCCTCTGGCCTGTCATCCATAATCAAACAGTTCATAACACAGATGATACGAAAAAAGAAGAATAACATCCTTAAGTAATCAGTGAAATAAAACCAAATGTAACCTTGATCACTCTCTATATTTCTATCTCCTTCTTCTTGTTGTTTAGGGCTATGTTACCAAGACTCGAGATACATGTTGAATACAGATATTGTCCAACAAGCGCATACTCAATTTGCTTTAGGTTCgttcatgtatttgaaggatCTTACTCTCATATGCATGTTTGAAAATGTGCCAGATATGGATATTTTAAGAATATGAGGAGTCTGGATAACATAGATTGAAAGAACGGAGTGATAATGCAAGGTTAGTTATAATAAATAAGTACAAACATGATTATGATTTCAGGTTCTGATCTTGCATTTCAGTACCCTTTCAAACTTGAAAGTGggaacttttattttttgttcaaggCTTAGAAAAAACATGGCTATACAACCAGTTATGGAAGCAACAGACCTTTATCTTATTGGGACAGAAGCAGGTTCAGCCAGGATTGTAATGAGCATGTAACATTAAagctcaaaaataaaatttatcatttcaaaAAATGAGTATTGGCCATGGATTATCCATTTAAAGCTTCAAGATGCATGAAATGCAAGAAAGATGAAAGCAATGGCTCGGTTTAATTAAAGCTCGCAGTTACCTCACGGCCATAAAAGTTTAGATATACATCCTTTAGATTGATCCATTCCATAAAATATGGAGGTAGCTTGATCCCAGAAACTTCACATTGCTGAGGGATCTTCGTCTTCAAATCCCAGTTTCCACTAATATCAAAGAGACAAACACTCTTCAGCGGAcgaaaacaaaatatatatataatttttgaggAGTTTCAAGACTCACCAAGTTACAAATGCTCCACGAGTAAGGCGGCCACCCCTTTCCTTTTCCCATAGGTTATGTTGACTTAGCCAAGCTTCAAACTGCTGCATAACTTCCTTAAATGGCTGAGCCGTATCATGCCAGACTCTGCAATCAAGTCCAATTTTAGGAACAGAACTACACTTTGATTAGCCATAGATTCCTACTTAATTTGTAGTACGTATCAGCCGCAGATTGAAAATGACATACTGATACAGTAGAATAGAATTAGATTCAGTATCACTATCACCCGATTTCACCATATTTTCCTTCAATGTATTTGTTTACTGATTGCTCACTATTTTAGTCGCCTCACAAACTGTACAGTGTTTTAACTTTCTTATGAGTGGCTCAGTTTCATCTAAGTTAAACCACTATAAATTAGCATCCGATATGGTAacaagaaaaagccaaaattgaaTAGCACTGGTGTCAAACATacttaaaagaaaaggaaatggaaaCCTGTGAAAGAAatccactaaactcaaggatttTGCATCTATAAGCAGCACAGGAAACTCGAGTATCTCGACTTTCCCTTCCAGATCAATCACCAAAAGAAGTCCACATTTTGAGAGCGTTTTTTCTCAATGTCAGTGCCATTAACTTGAAGATCTCTGGAACAGTCATGATTAAATTTCTCTAGATGGGAAGGATCATCCATCTGAATCGAAAAAGTAACTAAATTAGACATCAGAACTAACAATACATAATcttattttttcatatatatttcaaAACAAGAGCCCTGCATTTGCCACATTCAACTTCAAGAACAATAATCAACCAAAGTTACATCTTCAATTAGATTCCAAGGCTAATAAGAAACAAAACATAACCCTATACTGGAAATGGCAACATTGCCTTGAGGCTCAAATAATGCAGCTGAGGACCTGCAAGTCTCTGCAACCTAACCTTTCTTTAAACCGGTATTCAACTTGACTATAAAGGATGCTATTTCTGACTTTTGAGTACTTTATGAAACCAAACACCAAGCAAATCAACATTATCCTAATAAAATAAGGCTTCACTCCATAATCATTATTTTACTTGCTCCCTGCTATTTGCATATACATTTGGGGGTTGttaaaaggaaaaacaaagaGAGTTTATGAAAAATGCAATGTGcttcctaataataataattgcatGCAAAACTAAAGTCGTCTAATTGGTTATTCAAAAAGTTAAATTTTCACCCACATAACAAAACCATCAggcatttaaaattaattcaaacaGATGGTGGGCAAGAGATGAATTGTGAAACCAAATGCATGAAAATCAATAAATAGTAGCATCGTCTTAGAGATTGTAATGAAGGGTAGGTGTGGCAAAAAGCTAGCAGGCAAACCTGGGTACACTTGCCTTGAGTGAAGTACAAACACATGGGCCTCCAACGACTACTGCTGCTAAAGACTTGGGTATTCATTGCAGCAGACAAAGGAGGAGGAGGTGAAGGCGGAGGAGATGAGTAATGGGCTGTTGTTGAAATTTTGTATGAAGGAACATGAGATAGAGTGGAACTGAAGAATGGGTTTTTGATTGGAGAAGAAAATGAACGGCTCCAGAAGCTAAAGATTCGACCGACAGGAATCCTAGTAAGGTTAGCCATTTTCGGAAATGGCTAAGGTTCGGTTCCAACTTCCAAGAGCAAGATTCTTATAGTAGTACTTTTAGCACTACTTTTAGACTATGaatggatattttattattttacttttgtaaaatatttgatgtaattttcctcatttttgtcatttttcttgGAATGGTGAACTATAAAATATtggaaataattgaaattttgttattttacttaaattttattggattttaaatttatgtttatattttatattttcaatttagtttatttttagtaagaactaaaaaataaaaacatttcacctaatatcttattaaaactaaaatagtTTGACATATctaactaatattaaaataacctttaAGTTAAATCCTATTTTAATcgacaaaaaaaattcatacttTATTAACATAATTTTCCTCCCTTTCTTTTGGTCATCCTAACCTTAATCATAACAAAACATTTTATGAACATGTCAGAAACAACTGAAAATAGACCATCGAGAAGATGCCTCACTTTTCTACCATCACAACCAAACCTTATAGATGATGTCAAAGCACTTCAGGAATAAACATAGATCCAAATCAACTCCTTCAATCACCCCCAATATACACATTCCTTTCTGTATATATCTCACTGGTTTCCTTAGTTTGCACACTTGCACTTCTAATTATTTGCATTAAAGCTATATAAACCAGGAATTCTAATTAGCTAGGAGAGGCTACAATGACTCAAAACTGAAATGCCAAATGGGGCACGAGCAACTGCTTCCGTCACGTACTATCTTCATCATGAGGCTCCATTTCTGTGAAATCTTCTACCACATCAGTTCTAGCAGTCTGTCTACTCAATGTGCGTTGCTCCTCTATCTCAACGAGTAACAATGGATCGCAAATAACTCTTTTTGCATGCACCATCTTAGGGCAAGCTGATAGAAGAAGAAACAGTCAGGAATGAGAGTGAAACGTAGATTCAATAACCCCATAATGAAATCATTATTGAGTACCTGATTCAGGGCATTTGGCATTGTTATGATGGGATTTTATGTAGATCAGGATAGCATTCTTTTCGTAAATGTGCTTGCAGTCCATGCTGCATTATAGGAATAAACAAACTGAGTATAGGTTGAAACAAAAGTGTGGAAAAAGACATGCATCCCAATGCATGCTCAAGTTGCTAAACAATTCAATCATATTGGCAACTCTAAAAGGCCACCTTGCTATGAGGTAGATTTTCAGGATTTTCTAAACTGAACCGAGGAAGCCATTGGAACTACCATCCTTACTATCATTCACATTGCAGTGTAAGAACTGTTATAGATTTGTATCAAAAAAGGGCCACGCATGTTGCTTTTCTCGAAAGtttgaatggcaacaacattaataaaattttccacTAAGAGCAAATACATCtctcaaaatataaagaaaatatgatTTTCGCCGTGCTTCGCAATACCTGCGAACTGGTTCTGTTAGTTCAGTAATATGCTTTCCAGTCAATGGACATTTAAGATTCTTAATACTGCTCTCTGTACTGGTCATAATAATATCCTCCTGCTCTTCACCTGGCATTTGTTGTCCAGCATGATGAACGTTCTGTGGAAGATTCAACAACGGATATGTAAGAAGCCCCACTTGAATGATGATATACAATAGTTATAAATCATGTTACCAGTAAAACTAAAAAAGCTTAAAGATGGTCGTTGGTAAATAGAGGGATAGATAATATCCATTAGCATCAAGTATTCACTAATTTTAGCATAAGAGAGAAAGACAAAATGAGAATATATTTTTTTCAGTTCACAAGTATAGCAGCTGTGAGCCAGGCTTCATGTATTTAGTGACCAACAGAGTTCCCACCAACTGCATGCCAATACCAATCACTCCTATTTCAATATAAATGCACTGAACAGCAGCCCTTACCATAATCTCCCATAGCATGTATTTATTCAGCTCAAACAAACCTTCACAATGGTCCCCCAACTGTCTCTTTCATTAAAGAATATAACCTCTTATTGGAACCACATCTAATAATTCCAGATTTTTAGTTTAGTGGTTCTTGACACAGTATTAGCACCTCCTTGGCATAGTGATTTAGATTCTAACCTAGCTACCACTATTCTAATTGATGCTAAGTTCCAGTAGTAGGATAATACTTTGTTCACTCTTCCATTCTAGTAAACTCACACAGGAGAGGTAGTGAATAAACCAGGCAATACAATATCATCACAACATTTTTGAAGACCAGTCATCCCATATTACCTAGGAATCGAAACTATAACACATGACCATACTTACAGCTCTGCTTGGTTAGGACATCTGGTGTTTTCATACTGAAGAAGCATGAAActccaacaacaacaaaaaacatATCCAGTACTAACATTAGATCAAACCAAAGGTCCATGTTATATCAATAAAACTCTTATGTTATTTGACATGCTTCCTTTGGCCATCATGCATTTATGAATTCTATAATCTAACTCTTTAAGTACATAACCAAAGCCACAATGAACTTTAACCTTTCAGAACAAGAGACAATCCTCAACCAGGAGAAAACATTTGTAAGCAAATTCTCGAAATGCTCAGCATTATACATTTTTTCCATCATTCATTTTGATAGATGTTAGGTTCTTACTCCTTTTCTTCCACCTCTCTCTCTCCCCCCTTGTCAGTATTCTAGGATAAACCAAACATCAACTTTTTTTTGTCGCCATCAACCAAACACCAACTTGAAACATGCAGATATATGCAGAAGGAACTGATTCTCAGAAAACTGAATTATCCTTACTAGTTTGTATTTCTGTACAAACAAACATGAATATTTTTGTCTACATATGTGCATACATATGCATATAAATGCATGTGTAATATAAAACCTATGATGTTTCAGACTAAAATCCAAGAACACTGGTCCTATTAAAAGTCCAAAAGATAACAAATGACTTGAAACTTCCGTCTTAATAATTTTAGAAgtgatttgatgaatttaaaAAACCTACCCAGACAGTTTGCTGGAACTGATGCATCAGTGGATGATTCTGTGGATGTGAAGATGAACCAGCTTTGACTTTTTCAAACTCGGTGTCAAGCAACTTCTTAAAATCAGTTAACTAAAGTTAAAACATACAAGCAACAGATGATATTAGTTAGATACATATTGGCACATCTGTTTAAAACAGTATTAAACCAAAAACTTATGCAtagaataaatattattaaacttGCACCTCAGGCCCTGGTCGGTATGCCTCTGCAACAGAATGAATTGCTGATGAATAATGTAGACAGTTTTCATGAGCTTCTACCAGCTCAGCAACAGCATTTTCTAGCTGCTTCACCTACAAAGTGAATTCCCAATATCATACTGCATCAAAAAGTACTTTGAATTCTGATTATCTGTAAACTTTTGGTTTGCAAATCTGCATATCTCTAAAGCATTAGATGTTTGGTTTAGcttatttcattttattcttCAATATTACTTTTACCCTCTTTCTAGAATACGATGATCCACAATCCAGAAGCTGTAGTAACAAGAGAAATTAAAACACACAAACCACTTCAAGAGCTAAAAGTCAAGCAAAGCAATTGGTCCGAAAACACGGAATCCGTAACAATGCTATAACTAAAACCCCAACCAAAAACTGGATTGCTGTTATATAATTGACCACCTCGCTCATCATCCTCATTAATCAATCAAAGTGGGAATTTTGAGCAAAAGAATGCTTGCAAAATAATTCTAATAATCTAAAGCATCTTTCAGGCTTTACTAGAGCAGAAGttcaatactttaaaaaaaaaacaataatttctTATTACCTAACAAGTACAATGGTTTTAAATTTATGGGTGTTGCAGAAAATTTAAACCCATTTGAATCCCAAATTTCCCCATTTCTTTTAACACATTAGATGAGGCTAATCAAGCACCaagcaaaagaagaagaagcagaaacAAGCTAAAAGTTATAActtgatttatattttacataCTTCCAGTAACTAAAAATGGGGAAAaagataaatttatgttttaaaggGTAAATATtgtcatataaaataaaatcaatataacaATACCATGTCAGATTGATTATCTCTCTCCAAGTCTACAGCGATGTCCTTCATCAAATTCAAAGCTTTCCTTATATCCTGAAAAGGAAAAACAAGCTTTCAGATTTGCTTTGTAAAACAGAaaacaattttcaactttaatGAAAACAAAAAACTTACGGATACAAGCAATTGATTGTCAGAGTTAAGATTGGAAGCCGCGCGTCTGATTCTGGAAGAAACGCCATCAGACCGAGATGCCGACGTCGACGCCATCTAGGGTTATGGATCGGATCAGAGTGTTCTGCGGGTTCCCGGCACTGAGGTTTTTGGAGTACTGAGTTGGAGGGAGAGGGAAAAAAAGAGGGAAGTAGAAGATATAATTCTAGACAGAAAAACGCTGCGTTTCGATGCCAATAAATGCTGCGTTTGTTCGTCTCTAtttttatttggtgaaaaatatacctagtccctgtacttttttatatttggaattgagtccttttatttttatttttaagaatttaatctctctgctttttaaatttcaaaacttaagtttaattattaataccattaaaattattttattaaattcattggtgtgacattttaaaataaaaaaaaaagactaactTATCATATAATGGaaaaaaatgatattgtaatgaatttaaatttaatgaaaaaaaattcaacggTTTTAACAATTGAagcaaataatcaaatttaaagtttagctttttttctaaataaatgagtttaattaaatgaattcaagtaatttgatttttatttcaaatatgaaGCTCAATCAAACTTACCCGAGCTTTGAATCTCAAATGTAAGTTATTTTGAATCTAATTTGCTTGTAACTTAAGATCAACTCTAGTacatattacatatttatttatacaGGTTACAGGTGGTACTAAAAATAATCGGGTAAAGCTTTGGTGTATTAGGTGAGTGTCTATCTTGTGGTAATAATGGGAAGATCCTATAAGACTGAAGAGGATCTTGGAGGTTAGTGTGGATCTCACAGGATGAATACTCTATCATGCAGGGCTCATATAATAAGGTCACAAAGAACTTAATCAAAATGCAACCAGATGTGATGAGTGTAATCAAACTTAATCGTAGAAAATTGGAATTAAATTTATGAGATGCGACGAGatgtaatttaaaacattttttagtAGATCTCCCCAAGATTTGGTAATGAATTTTAATAAGAACAAGATCTCATGTGAGTGAGTGTTTTTTGTTCGGGTATTTGATATAGCAAGCGTATCCTTAAGTGAATTATTCTTTTGCTGAGATACTTGTGTATAACAATTGGCCCTAATTGATGGGATAAGTTATACAGTAAAGTATTGGAAACGGTGAGTCTTTGGTGCAATGGATGGGTGGCGATGTTGTATTGCTATTAGTGAAGTTGAGAATGTAAATGTGTATTTTCTTCTTTTGACTCTTAGGGATAAAAATTAATGTATATTTAATCCATCCTACCTTTATTGGAGTATGCAAGTGATAGTTGTCTtccacatgttttttttttttgaaaaaagtggAATAATTTTCTTCCATAATCTATTTGAATcaagtttgaattttgaaaattatcgAGTTCATGAACTTGtctaatattttgtttattacaAAGTTATGGTCAAACTAAGCTAAAAACATTTAGGTTTAGAAAATTATTCTTTTAGGACTTTCTATATTCAAAAGTCATAAGTACTTCGATTAAAATTAAAgtcaaattaaatcaaactccaattcaaaagataaaaattccaaattttatttaaacaacaTCAAAGTTTTAATTATTAGAGTGTATTTGTTTTATATTCACAGCTAATAAATGCAGGGGCGAAGCTAGAACAATTTTGTAGGGggtcggatgaaattttaattatttacagtctatatctttataatttttaaaggattaaattgaatttttataattttaaaggaggttaaagtgaaattttacatttactaatttaaaatttttaaaaaatctcaaggacttaaatagcaattttacattttaaggcCTGGGGCACTCCTAACCCCTGAGATTTGCCATTGAATGAATGTGTAAGGCTGTAATACAACTACCATTTAATGTGAAgtattttctttattcaataccctcatataaaaacaaataatataaacttCAAAACATTACACTTCATctattgaattgattaaattaaattatttaattaaatattaaataattaaacaaattcaaaactTTAGAATCATATAACTTTCTTAAAAAAGAAGCAGTCAAGGATTTGAACATTAAATTTACATTATGTTACCTATCAATCTATGGGACTCAAAAACATGTTTCTTGGAGCTGTTCATGAACTGgattgagtttataaatttttaaattttgtttaaattaaatctaggtttattttaagaaaaaaaatatttattggacttaattataattatttcacGAATTTCTCCATACTTTTAGCTCATAAATTGaccttttcaatttatttttttaaatcttcacTTAGTTGATGTTGAGTTTGAAGAGGTATATAATAACTTATGGGCTGATATTTAATGTTCtactaataaataaattttga
This window encodes:
- the LOC107916848 gene encoding E3 SUMO-protein ligase MMS21, whose product is MASTSASRSDGVSSRIRRAASNLNSDNQLLVSDIRKALNLMKDIAVDLERDNQSDMVKQLENAVAELVEAHENCLHYSSAIHSVAEAYRPGPELTDFKKLLDTEFEKVKAGSSSHPQNHPLMHQFQQTVWNVHHAGQQMPGEEQEDIIMTSTESSIKNLKCPLTGKHITELTEPVRSMDCKHIYEKNAILIYIKSHHNNAKCPESACPKMVHAKRVICDPLLLVEIEEQRTLSRQTARTDVVEDFTEMEPHDEDST